A window of Cygnus atratus isolate AKBS03 ecotype Queensland, Australia unplaced genomic scaffold, CAtr_DNAZoo_HiC_assembly HiC_scaffold_34, whole genome shotgun sequence contains these coding sequences:
- the ACADM gene encoding medium-chain specific acyl-CoA dehydrogenase, mitochondrial — MSAFGATRRMLQTITGLGWRSHSSKPVQNVHAGKPGAGFSFELTDEQKEFQATARKFALEEIIPVAAQYDKTGEYPLPLIKRAWELGLINSHIPESCGGLGLGSFEACLITEELAYGCTGVQTAIEANSLGQMPVIIAGNEQQQKKYLGRMTEEPMMCAYCVTEPGAGSDVAGIKTKAEKKGDEYVINGQKMWITNGGKANWYFLLARSNPDPKVPASKAFTGFIVEADSPGIQIGRKEMNMGQRCSDTRGIVFEDVRVPKENVLIAEGAGFKIAMGAFDKTRPPVAAGAVGLAKRALDEATKYALERKTFGKAIVEHQAVSFMLAEMAMKVELARMAYQRAAWEVDAGRRNTYYASIAKAFAGDIANQVATDAVQIFGGNGFNTEYPVEKLMRDAKIYQIYEGTAQIQRMIIAREHVGKFKA, encoded by the exons ATGTCTGCCTTCGGAGCCACCCGG cGGATGCTCCAAACCATTACAGGGCTTGGATGGAGATCACATTCTAGTAAACCTGTTCAAAACGTGCATGCAGGCAAACCTGGAGCTGGCTTTAGCTTCG AACTTACTGATGAACAGAAAGAGTTTCAAGCTACTGCTCGTAAATTTGCTCTGGAGGAAATTATTCCTGTTGCTGCACAATATGATAAAACTGGAGAG tatccTCTTCCACTCATAAAACGGGCTTGGGAACTTGGTCTTATAAATTCACACATACCAGAAAGCTGTg GTGGTCTTGGCCTTGGCAGTTTTGAAGCATGCCTTATTACGGAAGAGTTAGCTTATGGATGCACAGGGGTTCAAACTGCCATTGAAGCAAATTCCCTAGGG caaatgcCAGTAATCATTGCAGGAAAtgagcagcaacagaaaaaatacttggGAAGAATGACAGAAGAACCAATGATGTGT gCTTACTGCGTAACAGAGCCTGGAGCAGGCTCCGATGTGGCTGGTATAAAAACAAAGGCTgagaagaaaggagatgaaTATGTTATTAATGGTCAGAAGATGTGGATCACAAATGGTGGGAAAGCAAACTG GTATTTCTTGCTTGCTCGTTCCAATCCAGATCCAAAAGTTCCTGCAAGCAAAGCTTTTACTGGATTCATTGTGGAGGCAGATAGCCCTGGAATCCAAATTGGAAGAAAG GAAATGAATATGGGTCAACGCTGCTCAGATACAAGAGGTATTGTCTTTGAAGATGTGAGAGTCCcgaaagaaaatgtattaatagctgagggagctggcttTAAAATCGCAATGGGAGCTTTTGATAAGACCAGGCCACCT GTAGCAGCTGGTGCTGTTGGATTAGCAAAAAGAGCACTCGATGAAGCTACTAAATACGCCTTGGAGAGAAAAACCTTTGGGAAAGCGATTGTTGAA CACCAGGCAGTGTCATTCATGCTTGCTGAAATGGCTATGAAAGTGGAACTTGCTAGGATGGCTTACCAAAGAGCTGCATGGGAAGTTGATGCTGGCCGCAGAAATACCTACTATGCTTCCATTGCAAAGGCATTTGCTGGTGACATTGCAAACCAAGTAGCTACAGATGCAGTGCAGATTTTTGGAGGAAATGGATTTAATACTGAATATCCTGTAGAAAAACTAATGAGAGATGCTAAAATCTACCAG atttaTGAGGGAACTGCTCAGATTCAAAGGATGATCATAGCTCGTGAACATGTTGGCAAATTTAAGGCTTAA